The Apium graveolens cultivar Ventura chromosome 6, ASM990537v1, whole genome shotgun sequence genome contains a region encoding:
- the LOC141665613 gene encoding PHD finger-like domain-containing protein 5A produces the protein HHPDLLMCRKQPGIDIGRLCEKEDGKCVICDSYVRPCTLVRVCDECNYGSFHGRCVICGGVGISDAYYCKECTQQEKDRDGCPKIVNLGSAKTDLFYERKKYGFKK, from the coding sequence CATCATCCTGATTTGTTAATGTGTCGCAAACAACCTGGCATTGATATTGGACGACTTTGTGAGAAGGAGGATGGGAAGTGTGTAATATGTGATTCATATGTACGTCCATGCACACTTGTGCGGGTTTGTGATGAATGCAACTATGGTTCTTTCCATGGTCGCTGTGTTATCTGTGGCGGAGTTGGAATTTCTGATGCATATTATTGCAAGGAGTGCACACAGCAAGAGAAAGATCGGGATGGGTGTCCTAAGATTGTGAATTTGGGGAGTGCAAAGACGGATCTTTTCTACGAACGTAAAAAATATGGTTTCAAAAAATGA
- the LOC141667197 gene encoding PHD finger-like domain-containing protein 5A has protein sequence MAKHHPDLIMCRKQPGIAIGRLCEKCDGKCVVCDSYVRPCTLVRVCDECNYGSFQGRCVICGGVGISDAYYCKECTQQEKDRDGCPKIVNLGSAKTDLFYERKKYGFKKR, from the coding sequence ATGGCGAAACATCATCCTGATTTGATAATGTGTCGAAAGCAGCCAGGGATTGCTATCGGACGTCTTTGTGAAAAATGTGATGGGAAGTGTGTAGTATGTGATTCATATGTGCGTCCATGCACACTTGTGCGGGTTTGTGATGAATGCAACTACGGGTCCTTCCAAGGCCGATGTGTTATCTGTGGTGGAGTTGGAATTTCGGATGCTTATTACTGCAAGGAATGTACACAGCAAGAGAAAGATCGAGATGGGTGTCCCAAGATTGTGAATTTGGGGAGTGCAAAAACAGATCTTTTCTACGAACGTAAAAAATATGGTTTTAAAAAACGATGA